A DNA window from Hymenobacter aquaticus contains the following coding sequences:
- a CDS encoding YeiH family protein codes for MKVSHHPAPQLSSPEAAHSAFAAFLRHPLPAFPSLTPQRLLFALALLVCVSPLGSPPLALLLGLLVALVIGNPFQAQSRRITGKLLQWSVIGLGFGMNAHAAVQAGQEGILFTVASIAGTLTLGYFVGRWLRLDRKTSHLIASGTAICGGSAIAAVGPVIKADESQMSVALGAVFILNSVALFVFPQLGHALHMSQNQFGLWCAIAIHDTSSVVGTASHYGDQALQIATTVKLARALWIIPVALGTAFLFKTPGAKVKLPYFILGFIGAMLLNTYVPALTPLAPVAVKLAKVGLTLTLFLIGAGLSAQVLRSVGMRPFVQAVLLWLTISAASLYAILHTVS; via the coding sequence ATGAAAGTTTCCCACCACCCCGCCCCGCAACTGTCCTCCCCGGAAGCGGCGCACAGTGCGTTTGCCGCCTTTTTGCGGCATCCGCTGCCGGCTTTTCCGTCTCTCACCCCGCAGCGCCTGCTGTTTGCCCTGGCCCTGCTCGTGTGCGTGTCGCCGCTGGGCTCCCCGCCGCTGGCGCTGCTGCTGGGGCTGCTCGTGGCCCTGGTGATTGGCAACCCGTTTCAGGCCCAGAGCCGGCGTATTACGGGCAAGCTGCTGCAGTGGTCGGTCATTGGGCTGGGCTTTGGCATGAACGCCCACGCGGCGGTGCAGGCCGGGCAGGAGGGCATTCTGTTCACGGTGGCTTCCATTGCCGGCACGCTCACGCTGGGCTACTTCGTGGGCCGCTGGCTGCGTCTCGACCGGAAAACGTCCCACCTGATTGCCAGCGGCACGGCCATTTGCGGGGGCAGCGCCATTGCCGCCGTGGGCCCGGTTATCAAGGCCGACGAGTCGCAGATGTCGGTGGCGCTGGGCGCGGTGTTTATCCTGAACTCGGTGGCGTTGTTCGTCTTTCCGCAGCTGGGCCACGCCCTGCACATGAGCCAGAACCAGTTTGGCCTCTGGTGCGCCATTGCCATTCACGATACCAGCTCGGTGGTGGGCACGGCCAGCCACTACGGCGACCAGGCCCTGCAGATTGCCACCACCGTGAAGCTGGCCCGCGCCCTCTGGATTATCCCGGTGGCCCTGGGCACGGCGTTCCTGTTCAAAACGCCCGGCGCGAAAGTCAAGCTGCCCTACTTCATTCTGGGCTTTATCGGGGCCATGCTGCTCAATACCTACGTGCCGGCGCTGACGCCCCTGGCCCCGGTGGCGGTGAAGCTGGCCAAGGTGGGCCTCACCCTGACGCTGTTCCTGATTGGGGCCGGGCTGTCGGCCCAGGTGCTGCGCTCGGTGGGGATGCGGCCCTTCGTGCAGGCCGTGCTGCTGTGGCTCACTATTTCGGCCGCCTCGCTCTACGCCATTCTGCACACGGTAAGCTAA
- the rpsB gene encoding 30S ribosomal protein S2, whose amino-acid sequence MAQSTTYKELLDAGAHFGHLTRKWDPKMAPYIFMEKNGIHIIDLNKTLVSLEQAATAIRNIAKSGRKVMFVATKKQAQEIVTEEAKRLKMPFVTDRWLGGMLTNFATVRKSLKKMSTIDKMVKENTAYAALAKRERLMLSREREKLERVLGGIADLSRLPAALFVVDVKREHIAVKEAQKLGIPVFAICDTNSNPELVDFPIPANDDASKSISLIVGIISKAIEEGLSERKVDKDEADKKQSEDEGIKEKLAADE is encoded by the coding sequence ATGGCTCAGTCCACCACGTATAAAGAACTGCTCGACGCAGGTGCCCACTTTGGTCACCTTACGCGCAAGTGGGACCCGAAAATGGCGCCGTACATCTTCATGGAGAAGAACGGCATCCATATTATTGACCTGAACAAAACCCTGGTTTCGCTGGAGCAAGCCGCCACTGCTATCCGCAACATCGCCAAGAGCGGTCGGAAAGTAATGTTTGTTGCTACCAAGAAGCAGGCGCAGGAAATCGTTACCGAAGAGGCCAAGCGCCTGAAAATGCCATTCGTTACCGACCGGTGGTTGGGTGGCATGCTCACCAACTTCGCCACGGTTCGCAAGTCGCTGAAGAAAATGAGCACCATCGACAAGATGGTGAAGGAAAACACGGCCTACGCAGCACTTGCAAAGCGTGAGCGTCTGATGCTGTCGCGCGAGCGGGAGAAGCTGGAGCGTGTACTGGGCGGCATTGCCGACCTGAGCCGTCTGCCCGCTGCCCTGTTCGTTGTGGACGTAAAGCGTGAGCACATTGCCGTTAAAGAAGCCCAGAAACTCGGTATCCCCGTTTTCGCTATCTGCGATACGAACTCGAACCCCGAGCTGGTAGACTTCCCGATTCCGGCTAACGACGACGCCTCGAAGTCAATTTCGCTGATCGTTGGTATCATCAGCAAGGCTATCGAAGAAGGCTTGTCGGAGCGCAAAGTCGACAAAGACGAAGCTGACAAGAAGCAGTCGGAAGACGAAGGCATCAAAGAAAAGCTGGCTGCTGACGAATAG
- a CDS encoding S9 family peptidase, with translation MRKPFLAALALLPLAAAAQSSVLTPEKLWQLGRLGEMQVSPDQKTVAFTVTRYSLGDNKGSADIYLVPVAGGPVKQLTNTPTSENTLNWRPDGKLTFLSSEGGTDQLYVINPDGSGKQQLSQFPEEGLSNLKYAPKGNFILYTQDVKTGKEVKDWFPDLPKADARIIDDLNYRHWNVWDDYKVSHVFFQPVGADGKPTGYGKDAMTGEKFDAPLPPLAGSEQLAFAPDGYSLAYTSRKLTGKAEAESTNSDIYLYSIRDGKTENLSQGLEGYDVEPIFSPDGSKVAWLSMATPGFEADRNGIVVYDFKTKQRADITKGSEQTATNIRWSADGKTIYFVGVVQGTDQLFSVPSKGGKIKQLTQGAQNYNSFELVGKDQAVANKTTISSPADLVRLDLKTGKETALTSLNQEQLASVTMGKVENRRVTTTDGKQMQVYVIYPPDFDPAKKYPTLLYCQGGPQSPITQSFSYRWNFQLMAANGYIIVAPNRRGLPGFGTEWNNSISGDWGGQPIRDYLSAIDDVSKEPFVDKDRRGCVGASYGGFSVYYLAGHHEGRFKTFIAHAGLFDLTSWYPSTEEMFFAKHDIGAAPWEMPLHKSYTEFNPQQFVGKWDTPILVIHGGKDFRVPEGQGMEAFGSAQLRGIPSRFLYFPNEGHWIQKPQNAVLWQRVFFEWLGRTLKPETQAAK, from the coding sequence ATGAGAAAACCTTTCCTTGCCGCGCTGGCCCTCCTGCCCCTGGCCGCGGCGGCCCAATCCTCGGTCCTGACCCCGGAAAAGCTCTGGCAGCTGGGCCGCCTGGGTGAAATGCAGGTGTCGCCAGACCAGAAAACCGTGGCTTTCACCGTGACGCGCTACAGCCTCGGCGACAACAAAGGCAGCGCCGATATTTACCTGGTGCCCGTGGCCGGCGGCCCGGTGAAGCAGCTCACCAACACGCCCACCTCGGAAAATACCTTGAACTGGCGGCCCGACGGCAAGCTCACGTTTCTTTCCAGTGAGGGCGGCACCGACCAACTCTACGTCATCAACCCCGACGGCTCGGGCAAGCAGCAGCTCAGCCAGTTCCCCGAGGAAGGCCTCAGCAACCTGAAATACGCGCCCAAGGGCAACTTCATCCTCTACACCCAGGACGTGAAAACGGGCAAGGAAGTGAAGGACTGGTTTCCGGACCTGCCCAAGGCCGACGCGCGCATCATCGACGACCTGAACTACCGCCACTGGAACGTGTGGGACGACTACAAGGTGTCGCACGTGTTTTTCCAGCCCGTTGGGGCCGATGGCAAGCCCACCGGCTACGGCAAGGACGCCATGACCGGGGAGAAGTTTGATGCGCCCCTGCCCCCGCTGGCCGGCTCCGAGCAGCTGGCCTTTGCGCCCGACGGCTACAGCCTGGCCTACACCTCGCGCAAGCTCACGGGCAAGGCCGAGGCCGAAAGCACCAACTCCGACATCTACCTCTACAGCATCCGGGACGGCAAAACCGAGAACCTGAGCCAGGGCCTGGAAGGCTACGACGTGGAGCCCATCTTCTCGCCCGACGGCAGCAAGGTGGCCTGGCTGAGCATGGCCACGCCGGGCTTCGAGGCCGACCGCAACGGCATCGTGGTGTACGACTTCAAAACCAAGCAGCGCGCGGACATTACCAAGGGCTCGGAGCAGACGGCCACCAACATCCGCTGGAGCGCCGACGGCAAAACCATCTACTTCGTGGGCGTGGTGCAGGGCACCGACCAGCTGTTTTCGGTACCGAGCAAGGGCGGCAAAATCAAGCAGCTCACCCAGGGCGCCCAGAACTACAATTCGTTTGAGCTGGTGGGCAAAGACCAGGCGGTGGCCAACAAAACCACCATCAGCAGCCCCGCCGACCTGGTGCGCCTCGACCTGAAAACCGGCAAGGAAACCGCGCTGACCAGCCTCAACCAGGAACAGCTGGCCAGCGTGACGATGGGCAAAGTGGAAAACCGCCGCGTGACGACCACCGACGGCAAGCAGATGCAGGTGTACGTCATCTACCCGCCCGACTTCGACCCCGCGAAGAAGTACCCGACCCTGCTCTACTGCCAGGGCGGCCCCCAGAGCCCCATTACCCAGAGCTTCTCGTACCGCTGGAACTTTCAGCTGATGGCCGCCAACGGCTACATCATCGTGGCGCCCAACCGGCGCGGCCTGCCCGGCTTCGGCACCGAGTGGAACAACAGCATCTCGGGCGACTGGGGCGGACAGCCCATCCGCGACTACCTCTCGGCCATCGACGACGTGAGCAAGGAGCCCTTCGTGGATAAGGACCGGCGCGGCTGCGTGGGCGCCTCCTACGGCGGCTTCTCGGTGTACTACCTGGCCGGCCACCACGAAGGCCGCTTCAAAACCTTTATTGCCCACGCCGGCCTGTTCGACCTGACCAGCTGGTACCCCAGCACCGAGGAAATGTTCTTTGCCAAGCACGACATCGGGGCCGCCCCCTGGGAAATGCCGCTGCACAAGAGCTACACCGAGTTTAACCCCCAGCAGTTCGTGGGCAAGTGGGACACCCCGATTCTGGTGATTCACGGCGGCAAAGACTTCCGGGTGCCCGAGGGCCAGGGCATGGAAGCCTTCGGCTCGGCCCAGCTGCGCGGCATTCCGAGCCGCTTTCTGTACTTCCCCAACGAAGGCCACTGGATTCAGAAGCCCCAGAACGCGGTGCTCTGGCAGCGGGTGTTTTTCGAGTGGCTGGGCCGCACGCTGAAGCCCGAAACACAGGCCGCGAAATAA
- a CDS encoding coiled-coil domain-containing protein: MKFLVSTLLLAACFSLVTPKASAQLYEARTSTVNFEKKERDAVKVQVEGTAAWTRDFWQSWLKDTYNIRLKGDGVFGVGKKDVLVAKQTPASSVSGKLIDFYSMVTSPSDTTSELSVFAAFGADTFLNPDKTPTEFAALRSMAQSFAGAARIKAYKEKIAEAEKQLKDAEKEKERLQKEITSLDANTTSNLARIEALKQTNISNTLKAREDSVKLITNGQQMELRKVQLQKRRDRLSALDRK, encoded by the coding sequence ATGAAATTCCTTGTTTCCACCCTGTTGCTGGCGGCCTGTTTCAGCCTCGTGACGCCCAAAGCCAGCGCCCAGCTCTACGAAGCCCGCACCAGCACCGTCAACTTCGAGAAGAAGGAGCGCGACGCGGTGAAGGTGCAGGTGGAAGGCACCGCCGCCTGGACCCGCGACTTCTGGCAGAGCTGGCTGAAAGACACCTACAACATCCGCCTCAAGGGCGACGGGGTGTTTGGAGTGGGCAAAAAAGACGTGCTGGTGGCCAAGCAAACTCCCGCCTCCAGCGTGTCGGGCAAGCTCATCGACTTCTACTCGATGGTTACCTCCCCATCGGACACGACCTCGGAGCTGTCGGTTTTCGCCGCGTTTGGTGCCGATACCTTTCTGAACCCCGATAAAACCCCGACCGAGTTTGCCGCCCTGCGCAGCATGGCCCAGAGCTTCGCCGGCGCGGCCCGCATCAAGGCCTACAAGGAAAAGATTGCCGAGGCCGAAAAGCAGCTCAAGGACGCCGAGAAGGAAAAGGAGCGGCTGCAAAAGGAAATTACTTCGCTCGACGCCAACACGACCAGCAACCTGGCCCGCATCGAGGCCCTGAAGCAAACCAACATCAGCAACACCCTGAAAGCCCGCGAAGACTCGGTGAAGCTCATCACCAACGGCCAGCAAATGGAGCTGCGCAAAGTGCAGCTGCAAAAGCGCCGTGACCGTCTGTCGGCTCTGGACCGTAAATAG
- a CDS encoding SHOCT domain-containing protein — protein MEKDPSPLDTLRQLKEWLDAGTITQAEFDTLKQKLLFSEPTPPAAAPVPPGPVPPVTAAPPVAPSLPSTPPPPVLVPIVSEPERPVTPPISSLPPTSPTAPPVVPLNPSAAPTRPAEPIYSSVPPPPTPAFEAAELPDEPDEAAYVAPARSPLSTILIVGGILALLALIAYLTLGNRESEHLSSISQTGQDSLSTSPEVGPQAEQIDLPPAAAPETVRVAPALPPATAPAVDSAAAQPATAPAPEATPAAPPADDSAVRSRIESTLSAYYEDMKAAPFSAAQYFAPSVERFYTLQNTTPAAINEELTRSHFPEFLEASSEIEPGSLQISDAANDGSRVVTFLEKSQAFRQSQQKHQQTRAQVRVRFDKNYKIKYLRQERLLENTFTD, from the coding sequence ATGGAAAAAGACCCGTCGCCCCTCGATACCCTGCGCCAGCTCAAAGAATGGTTGGACGCGGGCACTATTACCCAGGCCGAGTTTGACACGCTGAAGCAAAAGCTGCTGTTCAGCGAGCCGACCCCGCCCGCCGCCGCGCCAGTGCCACCGGGGCCGGTGCCGCCGGTTACGGCCGCGCCGCCCGTAGCTCCCAGCCTGCCCAGCACGCCGCCGCCACCGGTGCTCGTGCCGATTGTGTCGGAGCCGGAGCGGCCGGTTACGCCACCTATTTCGTCGTTGCCGCCCACCTCGCCCACGGCCCCGCCGGTGGTGCCCCTCAACCCGTCCGCCGCGCCCACCCGCCCCGCCGAGCCCATTTACTCTAGCGTACCGCCGCCCCCAACTCCCGCCTTCGAGGCCGCGGAGCTGCCCGACGAGCCCGATGAAGCGGCTTACGTGGCCCCGGCCCGCAGCCCGCTGTCGACCATTCTTATCGTGGGGGGCATCCTGGCCCTGCTCGCGCTGATTGCCTACCTGACGCTGGGCAACCGCGAGTCGGAGCACCTGAGCAGCATCAGCCAGACCGGCCAGGACTCGCTCAGCACCAGCCCTGAGGTTGGGCCCCAGGCCGAGCAGATTGACCTGCCCCCCGCTGCCGCGCCCGAAACCGTGCGCGTGGCCCCGGCCTTGCCACCCGCTACGGCTCCGGCCGTTGATTCGGCGGCGGCCCAGCCCGCCACTGCGCCGGCCCCGGAAGCTACGCCCGCCGCACCCCCCGCCGACGACAGCGCCGTGCGCAGCCGCATCGAAAGCACCCTGTCGGCTTACTACGAGGATATGAAAGCCGCGCCGTTCAGTGCCGCGCAGTATTTCGCGCCCTCCGTCGAGCGGTTCTATACCCTGCAGAATACCACGCCGGCCGCCATCAACGAGGAGCTGACCCGCAGCCACTTCCCCGAGTTTCTGGAAGCCTCCTCCGAAATCGAGCCGGGCAGCCTGCAGATCAGCGACGCGGCCAACGACGGGTCGCGCGTGGTGACCTTCCTGGAGAAAAGCCAGGCCTTCCGCCAGTCGCAGCAGAAGCACCAGCAAACCCGGGCCCAGGTGCGGGTGCGTTTCGATAAGAACTACAAAATCAAGTACCTGCGCCAGGAACGCCTCCTAGAAAACACGTTCACCGATTAG
- a CDS encoding DUF3089 domain-containing protein, which translates to MRIPALYRPLYLSAALLALGSLSSCLKIIKPGKQFTAYQPATAPDYAQPDTWAALPTRRDSADVVPLGSGLRDQQQTAVADVFYVHPTTYYKSFSWNADLADARLNLFTDNSTIRKQATVYNAAARVYAPRYRQATLYSFFDEKSSNGKEALDLAYSDVKAAFQYYLAHYNQGRPIIIAGHSQGTFHATRLLHEFFDNNPKLRKQLVVAYLIGFKVKTDEYQTLRPCQDSTQTGCYVGWNSVETGNEYPPFAGGLATNPLTWILDTTAAPARLNRGGVPLNFARIDTAVVGAQVHNGLLWINVPKPIGYPRFLLPGQPQLRHSFHIADYALFYLNLRRNAVTRVQAYTAQPQRP; encoded by the coding sequence ATGCGTATTCCCGCTCTATACCGGCCGTTGTATCTAAGTGCGGCGCTGTTGGCCCTCGGCAGCCTGAGTTCCTGCCTGAAGATTATCAAGCCGGGCAAGCAGTTCACCGCCTACCAGCCCGCCACCGCCCCCGACTACGCCCAGCCCGATACCTGGGCCGCCCTGCCCACCCGCCGCGACTCGGCCGACGTGGTGCCCCTGGGCTCGGGCCTGCGCGACCAGCAGCAAACCGCCGTGGCCGACGTGTTCTACGTGCATCCCACGACCTATTACAAGAGCTTTTCCTGGAATGCCGACCTCGCCGATGCGCGCCTGAACCTGTTTACCGACAACAGCACCATTCGTAAGCAGGCCACCGTGTACAACGCCGCGGCCCGCGTCTACGCCCCGCGCTACCGGCAGGCCACGTTGTATTCTTTCTTTGATGAGAAGAGCAGCAACGGCAAAGAAGCCCTGGACCTGGCGTATTCCGACGTGAAAGCCGCGTTTCAGTATTACCTAGCCCACTACAATCAGGGCCGGCCCATCATCATTGCCGGCCACAGCCAGGGCACGTTTCACGCCACGCGCCTGCTCCACGAGTTTTTTGATAACAACCCCAAACTGCGCAAACAGCTGGTGGTGGCCTACCTCATCGGCTTCAAAGTCAAAACCGACGAGTACCAAACGCTGCGCCCCTGCCAGGATTCTACCCAGACCGGCTGCTACGTGGGCTGGAACTCGGTGGAAACCGGCAACGAGTACCCGCCCTTCGCCGGCGGTCTGGCCACCAACCCCCTCACCTGGATCCTCGACACCACGGCGGCCCCGGCCCGCCTGAACAGGGGAGGAGTGCCGCTCAATTTCGCCCGGATTGACACGGCCGTCGTCGGGGCCCAGGTGCACAATGGCCTGCTCTGGATCAACGTGCCCAAGCCCATCGGCTACCCGCGCTTTCTGCTGCCCGGCCAGCCCCAGCTCCGCCACTCCTTCCACATTGCCGACTACGCCCTGTTCTACCTCAACCTGCGCCGCAACGCCGTGACGCGGGTGCAGGCCTACACCGCCCAGCCCCAACGCCCGTAA
- a CDS encoding sensor histidine kinase, whose translation MLLRLLALCVFLLSFSARSLAQPADDETPVVLDTLYLNDENHRHLSEVYRYYTEPFAVPASPERADSMWRAGAFQPGPWHKALSLGFLHQRVWLRIAVANTAPQRARYLWSIYNFTDSARLYFRAQGQPQFRQVAASSWQPASARPYPARSLSFPFVLEAGQRAVLYLRVDHYAGALYLPTYIETTEQFLAWEVHAPFDRHWVWLLGFYTSSALFNLVLFAFLRDRIHIWYVLYVLCVTLFLLMEDGFDAWVLPTFLYQVVWSVGQFNLLLLAAACGVRIMQSFLRLRAGWPRLYRAGNAVALAAAGFAGIYALVFPLAVRSGAFYPTVLNGIREVLLLAIFVYGWVALLAVLLSRRRKLAAYYALTYFFFFVGFLLFWLNHLGLTNFNLLKPNALAWGLVLELLVLSALLTGRFRHTLRQNEKLRIRQLRQRNAQGARLIAAQEEERTQLARELHDALGPNLAALHMAWQGPAMREALASSPAAAAVARHTELLLRHLRDEVRTYSHALLPTEPGRGTLAESITALGELHNVYGRPAVRTYCDTTLDDLPKPVQLAAYRIAAELLNNAIRHSRATEVSVQLLRHPAELEILVEDNGQGFSKTPSGSGSGIGLRGVQARADYLRGRVHIDSSSHGTSIVVQIPC comes from the coding sequence GTGCTGCTTCGTCTGCTGGCGCTCTGCGTCTTCCTGCTCAGCTTTTCGGCGCGTAGCCTGGCCCAGCCAGCCGACGACGAAACGCCCGTCGTACTCGACACGCTGTACCTGAACGATGAAAACCACCGTCACCTCTCGGAAGTGTACCGCTACTACACCGAGCCCTTCGCGGTGCCGGCCAGCCCCGAGCGGGCCGATAGCATGTGGCGGGCCGGGGCCTTCCAGCCGGGGCCCTGGCACAAGGCCCTGAGCCTGGGTTTCCTGCACCAGCGCGTGTGGCTGCGCATTGCCGTGGCCAACACGGCCCCGCAGCGCGCCCGCTACCTCTGGAGCATCTACAATTTTACCGACAGCGCCCGGCTTTACTTTCGGGCCCAAGGGCAGCCACAGTTTCGCCAGGTGGCGGCCAGCTCCTGGCAGCCGGCCAGCGCCCGGCCCTACCCGGCCCGCTCGCTCAGCTTTCCGTTTGTGCTCGAAGCCGGGCAGCGGGCCGTGCTCTACCTGCGCGTCGACCACTACGCGGGGGCGCTGTACCTGCCCACCTACATCGAAACCACCGAGCAGTTTCTGGCCTGGGAAGTGCACGCCCCCTTCGACCGGCACTGGGTCTGGCTGCTGGGCTTTTACACCAGCAGCGCCCTGTTCAACCTGGTGCTGTTTGCCTTCCTGCGCGACCGGATCCACATCTGGTACGTGCTGTACGTGCTCTGCGTGACGCTTTTTCTATTGATGGAAGATGGGTTCGATGCCTGGGTGCTACCGACGTTTCTGTACCAGGTAGTATGGTCGGTGGGGCAGTTCAATCTGCTGCTGCTGGCCGCGGCCTGCGGCGTGCGCATCATGCAGTCGTTTTTGCGGCTGCGGGCGGGTTGGCCCCGCCTCTATCGGGCCGGCAACGCGGTGGCCCTGGCTGCCGCCGGCTTCGCCGGAATCTATGCCCTGGTTTTCCCGTTGGCCGTGCGCTCGGGGGCTTTCTACCCCACCGTGCTCAATGGCATCCGGGAAGTGCTGCTGCTGGCCATCTTCGTGTATGGCTGGGTGGCGCTACTGGCCGTGCTGCTCTCGCGGCGGCGCAAGCTGGCGGCCTACTACGCCCTCACCTATTTTTTCTTCTTCGTCGGCTTTCTGCTATTCTGGCTCAACCACCTGGGCCTTACCAACTTCAACCTACTGAAGCCCAATGCCCTGGCCTGGGGGCTGGTGCTGGAGCTGCTGGTGCTGAGCGCCCTGCTCACGGGCCGGTTTCGGCACACGCTGCGGCAAAATGAAAAGTTGCGCATCCGGCAGCTGCGCCAGCGCAACGCCCAGGGCGCCCGCCTGATTGCGGCCCAGGAAGAAGAGCGGACCCAGCTGGCCCGGGAGCTGCACGACGCGCTGGGGCCCAACCTGGCGGCGCTGCACATGGCCTGGCAGGGTCCGGCCATGCGCGAGGCCCTGGCCAGCTCGCCGGCCGCCGCGGCCGTGGCCCGCCACACCGAGCTGCTGCTACGCCACCTGCGCGACGAAGTGCGGACCTACAGCCACGCGCTGCTGCCCACCGAGCCGGGCCGGGGCACCCTGGCCGAGTCGATAACGGCGCTGGGCGAGCTGCACAACGTCTACGGCCGCCCCGCGGTGCGCACCTACTGCGACACCACCCTCGACGACCTGCCCAAGCCCGTGCAACTGGCGGCTTACCGCATTGCGGCCGAGCTGCTGAACAACGCCATCCGGCACTCGCGGGCCACCGAGGTTTCGGTGCAGCTGCTGCGCCACCCGGCCGAGCTGGAAATCCTGGTGGAAGACAACGGCC
- the tsf gene encoding translation elongation factor Ts: MAAITAADVNKLRTMTGAGMMDCKKALTEADGDFEAARDILRKQGQKIADKRADNETSEGFVAVAVSEDGTSGKLVALACETESVAKVANFRELVQRILDAAVRTNATSQEELLATKEDDGLTIQEHITDLMGKIGEKLNLTYATLTAEKVASYIHSDSKKGVLVGLKNVGDADTAAVGRDVAMQIVAMKPVAVDKDGVDASITEREIEIGKEQARAEGKPEAMLEKIAQGKLNKFYKENTLLNQEFVKDNSLTIAQLLDKTSKGMTVTDFKRVAIGA, from the coding sequence ATGGCCGCAATTACCGCCGCAGACGTGAACAAGCTCCGCACCATGACCGGTGCAGGCATGATGGATTGCAAAAAAGCGCTGACCGAAGCCGATGGCGACTTCGAAGCTGCCCGTGACATTCTGCGCAAGCAGGGTCAGAAAATTGCTGACAAGCGTGCTGACAACGAAACGTCGGAAGGCTTTGTAGCCGTAGCCGTAAGCGAAGACGGCACCTCGGGCAAACTGGTAGCTCTGGCCTGCGAAACGGAATCGGTAGCCAAGGTTGCCAACTTCCGCGAGCTGGTACAGCGTATTCTGGATGCTGCCGTGCGCACCAACGCTACCTCGCAGGAAGAGCTGCTGGCTACCAAGGAAGATGATGGCCTGACCATTCAGGAGCACATCACCGACCTGATGGGCAAAATCGGCGAGAAGCTGAACCTGACCTACGCCACCCTGACCGCCGAGAAAGTAGCTTCCTACATCCACTCGGACAGCAAGAAAGGCGTACTGGTGGGCCTGAAGAACGTAGGCGACGCTGATACCGCTGCCGTTGGCCGCGACGTAGCCATGCAGATCGTAGCCATGAAGCCCGTTGCCGTTGACAAAGACGGCGTAGACGCTTCGATCACCGAGCGCGAAATCGAAATCGGCAAAGAGCAGGCGCGTGCCGAAGGCAAGCCCGAGGCTATGCTGGAGAAAATTGCCCAGGGCAAGCTGAACAAGTTCTACAAGGAAAACACCCTGTTGAACCAGGAGTTCGTGAAAGACAACTCGCTGACCATCGCTCAGCTGCTCGACAAAACGTCGAAAGGCATGACCGTAACCGACTTCAAGCGCGTGGCCATCGGTGCCTAA
- the rpsI gene encoding 30S ribosomal protein S9, whose amino-acid sequence MEISNTSGRRKTSVARIYMQAGQGNITINGREMKAYFGNELLENIVNQPLNTVEQLNQYDIKVNVRGGGISAQAEAIRLAISKALVGDNAEVRPALKKEGFLTRDPRMVERKKFGKRKARRSFQFSKR is encoded by the coding sequence ATGGAAATCTCCAACACCTCTGGTAGAAGAAAAACCTCGGTGGCTCGCATCTACATGCAAGCCGGGCAAGGGAATATCACTATCAACGGCCGGGAAATGAAAGCCTATTTTGGCAATGAACTCCTGGAAAACATCGTGAACCAGCCTTTGAACACGGTTGAGCAGCTCAACCAGTATGACATCAAGGTGAACGTGCGCGGTGGTGGCATCTCGGCTCAGGCTGAAGCCATCCGTTTGGCCATCTCGAAAGCCCTCGTGGGTGACAACGCCGAAGTGCGGCCCGCCCTGAAAAAAGAAGGCTTCCTGACCCGTGACCCCCGCATGGTGGAACGTAAGAAATTCGGTAAGCGCAAAGCTCGTCGTTCGTTCCAGTTCTCGAAACGCTAA
- a CDS encoding LysR substrate-binding domain-containing protein: MPDFRLRVFQSVARHLSFTKAAQELFITQPAITKHIRELERSYAQRLFERRGNRVTLTEAGRLLLTHADAVESLHQQLTDQLHGLHAEAAGRLRLGASTTLAQYVLPPILPGFQARFPHIELTLYNGNSEQIAESLLHGHIDLGFVEGQVKNRDLHYEPLLDDELVAVRRATPAGPPPAPLPLIEALRHPLVLRERGSGTLEVLEFALRTHKVKLSDLKVALYLDNTEAIKSYLEAAADCLGFVSKQALKKDIEAGRLEIVPVQNLTLARQFEAVWLQGQPLAAPARRFLLYAQQAFSQS; this comes from the coding sequence ATGCCCGATTTTCGTCTTCGCGTCTTTCAGTCGGTGGCCCGCCATCTGAGCTTCACCAAAGCCGCCCAGGAGCTGTTCATCACCCAGCCCGCCATTACCAAGCACATCCGGGAGCTGGAGCGCAGCTACGCCCAGCGGCTGTTTGAGCGGCGCGGCAACCGCGTCACGCTCACCGAAGCCGGCCGCCTGCTCCTGACCCACGCCGACGCCGTCGAAAGCCTGCACCAGCAGCTCACCGACCAGCTCCACGGCCTGCACGCCGAAGCCGCCGGCCGCCTGCGCCTGGGGGCCAGCACCACGCTGGCCCAGTACGTGCTGCCGCCCATTCTGCCCGGCTTCCAGGCCCGCTTTCCCCACATCGAGCTGACGCTCTACAACGGCAACTCCGAGCAGATTGCCGAGTCGCTGCTCCACGGCCACATCGACCTGGGTTTCGTGGAAGGACAGGTGAAAAACCGCGACCTGCACTACGAGCCCCTGCTCGACGACGAGCTGGTGGCCGTGCGCCGCGCCACCCCGGCGGGCCCGCCCCCCGCCCCCCTGCCCCTGATTGAGGCCCTGCGCCACCCGCTGGTGCTGCGGGAGCGGGGCTCGGGCACGCTGGAAGTGCTGGAATTTGCCCTGCGCACCCACAAAGTCAAGCTCTCCGACCTGAAGGTGGCCCTGTACCTGGATAATACCGAGGCCATCAAGTCGTATCTGGAAGCGGCGGCCGACTGCCTGGGCTTCGTGTCGAAGCAGGCGCTGAAGAAGGACATTGAGGCCGGCCGGCTCGAAATAGTGCCGGTGCAGAACCTCACGCTGGCCCGGCAGTTTGAGGCCGTATGGTTGCAGGGGCAGCCGCTGGCAGCCCCGGCAAGGCGGTTTTTGCTGTACGCCCAACAGGCCTTCAGTCAGTCGTAG